A segment of the Actinomycetota bacterium genome:
CGCCGTCGGTCTCTGCGTCCCGGGGCTCGTCGACGAGCGCGGGGTGATCGTGTCGCTGCCGGGCAAGCTCGAGGGGATAGTCGGCGTCGACCTGCCCGCCGTCCTGCAGGATGGGCTCGGGTTGCCAGCCACGGTCGTGAACGACGCGGTCGCATACGGGGTGGGGGAGGCCGTCCACGGGGCCGCTGCGGGGTCCGCCGCGGCCCCGTGGAC
Coding sequences within it:
- a CDS encoding ROK family protein; the encoded protein is MICAIDCGGTRIKAAAVDEDGSPVGEVRTAAAEGEPVEAILAVAREVAPGCDAVGLCVPGLVDERGVIVSLPGKLEGIVGVDLPAVLQDGLGLPATVVNDAVAYGVGEAVHGAAAGSAAAPWT